The Chengkuizengella sediminis genome segment TCACTAATCACACCATATGGTGAAATCCATTTCAAGCTTGGTAAAGTGATGTTATTTTGGATACTCATCCCCAGCACCAGTCCATATTTTTTTCGATCCTCTGAAACTAACGCAAGTCCCTTTTTAATCGCATGTTCGGTATTTTTAATCTTGACTTTCTCACCATCAATTTCAACTTCACCACTAGTTAAACCAGCATAGGTACCAAATAAACTCATCACTAGCTCCGTACGTCCAGCACCCATCAGACCAGAAATCCCTAGTATTTCTCCCTTACGTACTTCAAAGGACACATTATCAATTAGATTTTTACCTGCTTGATCTGGATCTTTCACTGAATAGTTTTTAACAGATAAAACAATATCTCCAGGATTGGCTTCAACACGTGGGAATCTTTCTGTTAATTCACGTCCAACCATTAATGAAATCACCTTATCTTCATCAATTTCAGCCGTGTCATGTGTTGCTACCGTTTGCCCGTCACGTAATATCGTAATGGAGTCTGCTATATCAAAAACTTCGTTTAACTTATGAGAAATATAAATGCAAGTTACTCCGCGCTTTTTAAACTCTCTTAATATGTTTAATAGGATCTCAACTTCTTTTTCTGTAAGTGCAGCCGTAGGCTCGTCTAATATTAAAATTTTTGCATCTTTTGATAACGCCTTTGCAATTTCAATTAATTGCTGCTGACCAATTCCTAGTGTTCCAGTAATTTGATCCGGTTTAATTCCCGCTAATCCTACTTCAGCTAACCATTTTTCCGTTTCACTATAGACATAGTCCCATTGGATGACTCCAAGTTTTTGAGGTTCATTTCCTAAAAATAAGTTTTCTGCTACCGTCATACCTCTTACCAAAGCCAATTCCTGATAAATAATAGCAATCCCAGCTTCTTCTGCATCTCTAATATTCGTAAAAGCTTTATTATCCCCATCCACAAGGATTTCACCTTCATAGGTTCCCTCAGGATATAACCCACTTAATACTTTCATTAAGGTTGATTTACCTGCACCGTTCTCACCACACAATGCGTGTACTTCTCCTTTATTCACTTTAAATGTCACTTGGTCCAAAGCTTTTACACCAGGAAATTCTTTGGTGATTTGTTTCATTTCTAATGCAATTGTCATTTTTGTTCTCCCCCCTGCTATAGTACATGTTCAAAAAGTTCGATTTTCAGCACCGAGAAAATTGTGCGAGTGAACTTTTTGAACAACCTCTATGAGTAAAAAGCTTGTATTGGAGTAATTAAGTAAAATCTTTTATTAAATTCAATTCATGCCTTTTTTTGAGGATAGAATCTAAACTTTCCTATCCTCTAAAAAAGGGGGGGAACTAAAGGAGCAAGTCCTTCATTTTCCCCGCTAAACTAAACATTGATTATTCTCCGTATACATCCTCTTGAGAGTGGAATCCATCAGCAATAACAGTTTCATCAATGTTATCTTGGCTAACTGGAATTGGATCTAAAAGAATAGATGGAACATCTTTAAAGTCATTGTTTACAACTTTATCCGTTTCAGGAGTTTTACCATTTGCTAAGTCAATTGCTAATTGAGCAGAATTGTAAGCTAAATCTTTGATTGGTTTATAAACAG includes the following:
- a CDS encoding xylose ABC transporter ATP-binding protein yields the protein MTIALEMKQITKEFPGVKALDQVTFKVNKGEVHALCGENGAGKSTLMKVLSGLYPEGTYEGEILVDGDNKAFTNIRDAEEAGIAIIYQELALVRGMTVAENLFLGNEPQKLGVIQWDYVYSETEKWLAEVGLAGIKPDQITGTLGIGQQQLIEIAKALSKDAKILILDEPTAALTEKEVEILLNILREFKKRGVTCIYISHKLNEVFDIADSITILRDGQTVATHDTAEIDEDKVISLMVGRELTERFPRVEANPGDIVLSVKNYSVKDPDQAGKNLIDNVSFEVRKGEILGISGLMGAGRTELVMSLFGTYAGLTSGEVEIDGEKVKIKNTEHAIKKGLALVSEDRKKYGLVLGMSIQNNITLPSLKWISPYGVISENEEIKHSKLYHQSLRIKAPSVESIVGNLSGGNQQKVVLGKWLMTEPKVLIVDEPTRGIDVGAKFEIYNIMNELIKKGVAIIMISSELPEVLGISHRVLVLNEGQLTGEFDYKDATQEKIMVAATGGK